Proteins encoded in a region of the Bactrocera tryoni isolate S06 chromosome 4, CSIRO_BtryS06_freeze2, whole genome shotgun sequence genome:
- the LOC120773360 gene encoding uncharacterized protein LOC120773360 yields MKLLTVISLAFCFFATATAQPFLSFVPNSSDPNNPGHCFHKELQLAIKLDETITPSNVDLCAELTCEEGGLIRLNQCSRVQPICEDFQYHPLDFTKPFPDCCESYTCNK; encoded by the exons ATGAAATTGTTAACAGTAATAAGCCTCGCATTCTGCTTTTTCGCGACTGCGACAGCGCAGCCCTTCTTGTCCTTCGTTCCCAACTCGTCTGATCCAA ATAATCCGGGTCATTGCTTCCACAAGGAGCTGCAACTCGCCATCAAACTGGACGAGACCATTACACCGAGCAATGTAGACTTGTGCGCCGAATTGACCTGCGAGGAGGGAGGCCTTATACGTCTCAACCAGTGTTCACGCGTGCAACCTATCTGCGAGGACTTCCAGTATCACCCCCTAGATTTTACTAAACCCTTTCCGGACTGTTGTGAAAGCTACACGTGCAATAAATAG
- the LOC120773362 gene encoding uncharacterized protein LOC120773362, with protein MKLLTVISFALCLFATTHAESYVPNSSDPNNPGHCFHKELQLAIKLDETITPSNVDLCAELTCQEEGLIRVGHCSRVQPICKDFQYHPLDFTKPFPDCCERYTCNK; from the exons ATGAAATTGTTAACAGTAATAAGCTTCGCATTGTGCTTATTTGCGACAACGCATGCCGAGTCCTATGTTCCCAACTCGTCTGATCCAA ATAATCCGGGTCATTGCTTCCACAAGGAGCTGCAACTCGCCATCAAACTGGACGAGACCATCACACCGAGCAATGTAGACTTGTGCGCCGAATTGACCTGCCAGGAGGAAGGACTGATACGTGTTGGTCACTGTTCACGCGTGCAACCTATCTGCAAGGACTTCCAATATCACCCCCTAGATTTTACTAAACCCTTTCCGGACTGTTGTGAACGTTACACGTGCAATAAATAG